A DNA window from Setaria viridis chromosome 2, Setaria_viridis_v4.0, whole genome shotgun sequence contains the following coding sequences:
- the LOC117846057 gene encoding amino acid permease 6 codes for MVMEKHEQAAGKVAAFNLAEAGYGDRPDLDDDGRERRTGTLVTASAHIITAVIGSGVLSLAWAIAQLGWVIGPVVLVAFSVITWFCSSLLADCYRAPDPVHGKRNYTYGQAVRAYLGVSKYRLCSLAQYINLVGVTIGYTITTAISMGAIKRSNCFHRNGHSADCEASNTTNMIIFAGIQILLSQLPNFHKLWWLSIVAAVMSLAYSSIGLGLSIAKIAGGVHAKTTLTGATVGVDVSATEKIWKTFQSLGDIAFAYSYSNVLIEIQDTLRSSPPENVVMKKASFIGVSTTTMFYMLCGVLGYAAFGNQAPGNFLTGFGFYDPFWLIDVGNVCIAIHLIGAYQVFCQPIFAFVEAWARDRWPDSGFLNAERVVRVPLAGDFPLSPFRLVWRTAYVVITALVAMIFPFFNDFLGLIGAVSFWPLTVYFPVQMYMAQAKTRRFSPTWTWMNVLSFSCLVVSLLAAAGSVQGLITDLKGYKPFKVS; via the exons ATGGTGATGGAGAAGCACGAGCAGGCGGCGGGGAAGGTGGCTGCCTTCAACCTCGCCGAGGCCGGCTACGGCGACCGGCcggacctcgacgacgacggccgcgagAGGCGCACGGGCACGCTGGTGACGGCGAGTGCGCACATCATCACGGCGGTGATCGGCTCCGGCGTGCTGTCGCTGGCGTGGGCGATCGCGCAGCTGGGGTGGGTGATCGGCCCCGTCGTGCTCGTCGCCTTCTCCGTCATCACCTGGTTCTGCTCCAGCCTCCTCGCCGACTGCTACCGCGCACCCGACCCCGTCCACGGCAAGCGCAACTACACCTACGGCCAGGCCGTCAGGGCATACCTCG GGGTTTCCAAGTACCGGCTGTGCTCGCTGGCGCAGTACATCAACCTCGTCGGCGTCACCATCGGATACACCATCACCACGGCCATCAGCATGGG GGCGATCAAGCGCTCCAACTGCTTCCACCGCAACGGCCACTCCGCTGATTGCGAGGCCTCCAACACGACGAACATGATCATCTTCGCGGGCATCCAGATCCTGCTCTCGCAGCTGCCCAACTTCCACAAGCTCTGGTGGCtctccatcgtcgccgccgtcatgtCCCTCGCCTACTCCTCCATCGGCCTCGGCCTCTCCATAGCCAAGATTGCAG GTGGGGTGCACGCCAAGACGACGCTGACTGGGGCGACCGTGGGGGTCGATGTGTCCGCGACCGAGAAGATTTGGAAGACGTTTCAGTCCCTGGGAGACATCGCCTTTGCTTACTCCTACTCCAATGTCCTCATAGAAATCCAG GACACGCTGCGGTCGAGCCCGCCGGAGAACGTGGTGATGAAGAAGGCGTCCTTCATCGGCGTGTCGACGACGACCATGTTCTACATGCTCTGCGGCGTGCTCGGGTACGCGGCGTTCGGCAACCAGGCCCCGGGGAACTTCCTCACCGGCTTCGGCTTCTACGACCCCTTCTGGCTCATCGACGTCGGCAACGTCTGCATCGCCATCCACCTCATCGGCGCCTACCAGGTCTTCTGCCAGCCCATCTTCGCCTTTGTCGAGGCCTGGGCTCGCGACCGGTGGCCCGACAGCGGCTTCCTCAACGCCGAGCGCGTCGTGCGCGTGCCCCTCGCCGGCGACTTTCCCCTCAGCCCGTTCCGGCTGGTGTGGCGCACGGCGTACGTCGTGATCACGGCGCTCGTGGCCATGATCTTTCCCTTCTTCAACGACTTCCTGGGGCTCATCGGCGCGGTGTCCTTCTGGCCGCTCACCGTCTACTTCCCCGTCCAGATGTACATGGCGCAGGCCAAGACACGCCGCTTCTCGCCGACGTGGACGTGGATGAACGTGCTGAGCTTCTCCTGCCTCGTCGTGTcactgctcgccgccgccggatccgtcCAGGGGCTCATCACCGACCTCAAGGGCTACAAGCCCTTCAAGGTCTCCTAA